A window of Cucurbita pepo subsp. pepo cultivar mu-cu-16 chromosome LG06, ASM280686v2, whole genome shotgun sequence contains these coding sequences:
- the LOC111796823 gene encoding transcription factor MYB8-like encodes MGRSPCCEKAHTNKGAWTKDEDQRLIDYIRLHGEGCWRTLPKAAGLLRCGKSCRLRWINYLRPDLKRGNFTQDEDELIIKLHSLLGNKWSVIAGRLPGRTDNEIKNYWNTHIKRKLISRGIDPQTHRPLNEPTAVSTRLPYRNPNNSSSSSSSVPTAELPIPKPATINVQSSEVDEEGSGTTTEMEPPLPTAASTAEAHVKTELNLELSIGLQPFQAEATRGSLGSSAESRLRDRRSFGSVCLCWQLGSENSGGGGECCRNCESSYGWVFGIRASALGSS; translated from the exons ATGGGACGATCCCCGTGCTGCGAGAAAGCCCACACCAACAAAGGCGCGTGGACCAAAGACGAAGATCAACGCCTCATCGACTACATCCGCCTCCACGGCGAGGGCTGTTGGCGTACCCTCCCCAAGGCTGCAG GGTTGCTTCGATGTGGAAAAAGTTGTAGGCTTCGATGGATCAATTACCTCCGCCCTGATCTCAAACGAGGCAATTTCACTCAAGATGAAGACGAACTCATCATCAAACTCCATAGCCTTCTTGGAAACAA ATGGTCGGTGATTGCGGGTCGCTTACCAGGAAGAACAGACAATGAAATCAAAAACTATTGGAACACTCACATCAAGAGAAAACTCATTAGCCGTGGCATTGATCCACAAACCCACCGCCCTCTCAACGAACCCACCGCCGTCTCCACCCGTTTGCCTTACCGGAATCCCAAcaattcatcatcttcctcctcctctgttCCAACAGCAGAGCTTCCAATTCCGAAGCCAGCAACAATCAACGTGCAGTCGTCCGAAGTAGACGAAGAAGGCAGCGGCACGACAACGGAGATGGAGCCGCCACTGCCTACGGCAGCATCCACGGCGGAAGCCCATGTGAAGACAGAGTTGAATTTGGAGCTCTCAATTGGGTTGCAGCCATTTCAGGCGGAGGCAACAAGGGGGTCTCTGGGGAGCTCGGCGGAGTCGAGATTGAGAGATAGAAGGTCGTTCGGGTCGGTGTGCTTGTGCTGGCAATTGGGGTCGGAGAACAGCGGCGGGGGCGGCGAGTGTTGCCGGAATTGCGAGAGCTCATATGGGTGGGTGTTTGGGATCCGGGCAAGTGCTTTGGGTTCTTCATAG